The following are from one region of the Geotrypetes seraphini chromosome 12, aGeoSer1.1, whole genome shotgun sequence genome:
- the ZNF648 gene encoding zinc finger protein 648 yields MMKTEDNWHSDGDDTRDTAEEHSIDSNQSLDKVGLGASLKLEVEEDYSPPSSPASSPPGPSKKQEMSVELQGVDEHMHEPCFKKKSKTTAGIFVTSSTNFDLQCDDEALEFYSEHTEEAQNGLSDDDEESEDDENIVKIKFDKDLEPVSGASLPYCCKKCDICFQDLSGLQEHKQIHLNEQSYRCPICDKEFFRAANLRMHKLIHSSDRPHKCPECDKGFIRTADVWRHLRNVHKIERSKVILGDNLIRNPWSIVNHNRCVDGEYGQSEKNGQKAQEEELKPYICTTCGKGFRKPNLLYKHKVIHRKDKPYKCLECGKAFVQLMRLKRHQQTHSGERPFYCEECGSTFTRLGSLQRHQRIHTGEKPYVCMYCDHAFTDSGTIRRHECMHMLEKS; encoded by the coding sequence ATGATGAAAACAGAGGATAACTGGCATTCAGATGGAGATGACACTAGAGACACAGCAGAGGAACACTCAATTGACTCAAATCAAAGCTTAGATAAAGTAGGCCTAGGGGCCAGCTTGAAGCTGGAGGTGGAGGAAGACTACTCGCCCCCATCTAGCCCTGCCTCTAGTCCTCCTGGACCATCCAAGAAACAGGAGATGTCTGTTGAGCTACAGGGTGTAGATGAGCATATGCATGAACCTTGCTTCAagaagaaaagcaagactacagCTGGGATCTTTGTCACTTCCAGTACTAACTTTGACCTGCAATGTGATGATGAAGCCTTGGAATTCTACTCTGAACACACAGAAGAAGCTCAAAATGGCCTAAGTGATGATGATGAAGAAAGTGAAGATGATGAAAACATTGTCAAGATCAAATTTGATAAAGACCTGGAGCCTGTTTCTGGGGCATCCCTACCTTATTGCTGCAAAAAATGTGATATCTGTTTTCAGGATCTGAGTGGGTTGCAAGAACATAAGCAAATCCATTTAAATGAGCAATCCTACCGCTGCCCTATTTGTGATAAGGAGTTCTTCCGTGCTGCCAACTTACGAATGCACAAACTTATCCACTCCAGTGATCGACCTCATAAATGTCCAGAGTGTGACAAAGGCTTCATCCGCACTGCTGATGTCTGGCGCCATTTGCGTAATGTCCACAAGATTGAGCGCTCTAAAGTGATCTTGGGTGATAATTTGATAAGAAATCCCTGGTCTATAGTAAATCATAACCGCTGCGTTGATGGGGAATATGGCCAGTCAGAGAAGAATGGACAGAAAGCTCAAGAAGAGGAGCTAAAACCTTATATTTGCACAACATGTGGCAAAGGCTTTCGCAAGCCAAAccttctgtacaaacataaggtgATCCATCGGAAAGACAAGCCCTACAAATGCCTAGAATGTGGCAAAGCTTTTGTGCAACTGATGCGACTTAAACGTCACCAACAGACCCATTCTGGAGAACGCCCCTTCTATTGTGAGGAGTGTGGCAGCACCTTCACTCGCCTGGGATCACTTCAGCGACACCAGCGTATACATACTGGAGAGAAGCCCTACGTTTGTATGTACTGTGATCATGCCTTCACTGATTCAGGCACCATCAGGAGACATGAGTGCATGCACATGTTAGAAAAATCATAA